From Musa acuminata AAA Group cultivar baxijiao chromosome BXJ3-8, Cavendish_Baxijiao_AAA, whole genome shotgun sequence, one genomic window encodes:
- the LOC135645952 gene encoding AP-1 complex subunit sigma-2-like translates to MIHFVILISRQGKVRLTKWYSPYQQKERSTVIRELSGLIPTRGPKLCNFVEWKGYKVVYRRYASLYFCICIDPDDNELEILEIIHHFVEILDRYFGSVCELDLIFNFHKAYYILDEILIAGELQESSKKTVARLIAAQDSPVETAKEEASSISNMMSQAM, encoded by the exons ATG ATCCATTTTGTAATTCTTATTAGTCGACAAGGGAAAGTGAGATTGACAAAATGGTATTCTCCATATCAGCAAAAGGAAAGATCCACG GTCATCCGGGAGCTTAGTGGCCTTATTCCGACAAGAGGCCCAAAGCTTTGCAATTTTGTTGAGTGGAAGGGATACAAAGTTGTGTACAGAAG ATATGCCAGCCTATACTTCTGCATATGCATTGATCCAGATGACAACGAACTGGAAATTCTTGAGATTATTCATCATTTTGTGGAGATACTAGACCGTTATTTTGGCAGT GTATGTGAGCTtgatttgatcttcaatttccatAAG GCATACTATATCCTGGATGAAATTTTGATTGCTGGGGAACTTCAGGAATCAAGCAAGAAAACTGTTGCACGTCTTATAGCTGCACAG GACTCACCAGTGGAAACTGCCAAGGAAGAAGCCAGTTCAATAAGCAACATGATGTCGCAAGCAATGTGA
- the LOC103994657 gene encoding uncharacterized protein LOC103994657, with translation MGMEKTGGPAAPLLPNPPPPSPTPPCYGVPVAASAAFQEPYLPESPAYVVLPVYSRRRRRRCGCFRCCGSFLSSSTLLSAAFLLVLLLSAAFFLWPSDPELTVARLRLDDIHITPPPEAAFDISLGVDLRVRNPDFFALDYRSIVVTIGYRGRPLGSVTAEGGHIRARGVSYVRAKLKLDGIRVLNDAISLIEDLARGSLPLNTVTEVDGRMRLFFIDVPVQGKISCAVTVNPNTQEVISQDCYPK, from the coding sequence ATGGGCATGGAGAAAACCGGAGGACCGGCGGCGCCACTCCTCCCTAATCCACCTCCTCCGTCTCCGACGCCGCCGTGCTACGGCGTGCCTGTCGCTGCGTCTGCCGCCTTCCAGGAACCCTACTTACCGGAATCCCCGGCGTACGTCGTCCTCCCTGTCTATTCCCGTCGCCGCCGGCGCCGCTGCGGATGTTTCCGCTGCTGCGGCTCGTTCCTATCCTCCTCCACCCTCCTTTCCGCCGCCTTCCTCCTCGTTCTACTCCTCTCCGCCGCCTTCTTCCTCTGGCCCTCCGACCCGGAGCTCACCGTTGCACGCCTCCGTCTCGACGACATCCACATCACACCTCCGCCAGAAGCGGCTTTCGACATCTCCCTGGGCGTCGACCTCAGGGTCCGCAACCCGGACTTTTTCGCCCTCGACTACCGCTCCATCGTTGTCACGATCGGGTACCGCGGGAGGCCCCTCGGCTCCGTCACGGCCGAAGGTGGTCACATTAGGGCGCGGGGGGTCTCCTACGTTCGCGCCAAGCTCAAGCTCGATGGGATCCGCGTGTTGAATGATGCCATCTCTCTGATCGAGGATCTCGCGAGGGGATCATTGCCCTTGAACACGGTCACCGAGGTTGATGGCAGGATGCGGCTCTTCTTCATCGACGTCCCCGTTCAG